The following proteins are co-located in the Fluviicola sp. genome:
- a CDS encoding DUF2262 domain-containing protein, which produces MNTTNQSTGFPGIWKLKSITKSGGEVHTSMTHLVIYPELLWEYYPDHVYYEGDQIGNSYSLNWKDGIGHLEVATGRGRSFCYFVTVDGNSLRMKLGSVFGDFPKDNGDGEDGCNIYRYERETDPEFITQLSHLPEKLPVLSVEHPVLGRLIYDSNYKYWETTLSESPFEDTVLSIHVKDGNLPDDSFFDAIVETLKKLSLDEVREFAGEQLLELKNESWLDEDENELTQQDFTERLIQVETITYNTDGSLTIWFDDNDLFWGHGIAVELDEHLNCTEANI; this is translated from the coding sequence ATGAACACAACCAATCAGTCAACCGGTTTTCCAGGCATCTGGAAATTAAAGTCCATTACCAAATCAGGAGGTGAAGTACATACGAGTATGACGCATTTGGTCATTTACCCGGAATTACTCTGGGAATATTATCCGGATCATGTTTACTATGAAGGAGACCAAATTGGAAATAGTTATTCCCTGAACTGGAAAGACGGGATCGGCCATTTGGAAGTAGCGACAGGAAGAGGGCGGTCGTTTTGTTATTTTGTGACAGTTGACGGAAATTCCCTGCGAATGAAACTCGGAAGTGTCTTCGGAGATTTTCCGAAAGATAACGGAGACGGGGAGGACGGCTGCAACATTTACCGGTACGAACGGGAAACCGATCCGGAATTCATTACACAGCTTTCTCATCTTCCTGAAAAACTACCTGTTTTATCTGTCGAGCATCCGGTGCTTGGCCGTTTAATCTATGATTCAAATTACAAATATTGGGAAACAACACTAAGCGAAAGCCCTTTCGAAGACACCGTACTCAGTATCCATGTGAAAGACGGGAATTTGCCGGATGATTCTTTTTTCGATGCTATTGTTGAAACACTGAAAAAACTGAGCCTCGACGAGGTCAGGGAATTTGCAGGAGAGCAATTGCTGGAACTGAAAAATGAATCCTGGTTGGATGAAGACGAAAATGAATTGACACAACAGGATTTTACGGAAAGACTAATTCAGGTTGAAACCATCACTTACAACACGGATGGCTCGTTAACTATTTGGTTCGACGATAACGATCTGTTTTGGGGACATGGTATTGCCGTGGAATTGGATGAGCATCTGAATTGTACCGAAGCAAACATCTGA
- a CDS encoding DEAD/DEAH box helicase family protein, with translation MTTFPKEAKFKYSWRKYQQRVLNELQDHLNDKHLHVIAPPGSGKTILGLEVMLRLNKPTLILAPTIAIRNQWAQRFCELFLEAERIPEWISFDIRTPHFLTIVTYQGLHAACNNLNADEPESEEEEMEENGFVKSSNPNLDAVVAGLQSKGIQTIVVDEAHHLKNEWWNTLTKVKKKLDPVVIGLTATPPYDVSVGEWQRYVDLNGPVDAEISVPELVVEGDLCPHQDYVYFNLPTPEENQKIVEFRQRVESQYQELKNDQILIQALENHRIWLDPMNHLEWIYENLPYYSATLIFLNANGRIVPETHLEILGDKELKIPVLDYSWTETLLSFYLFSKDEQFISLEEHRKQLEDRLRRCGVLERKQLNFTTNPKITGALSASLGKLNSIREIVRFESEQLGTKLRMVILSDYIRKEFFVDAAENREEITKLGVIPVFEKLRRETESIKLGILTGSLILIPKSSCAELEKLASNSGIEKIEMIPVPYDADYVQVLQTERVKNHLVHLITQIFQQGEIEVLIGTKSLLGEGWDAPAINSLILASFVGSFVLSNQMRGRAIRRQHTNPEKTGNIWHLVTVDTSSAHGGDDLDLLKRRFKGFVGVSFNNDPVIENGIGRLNLPQDFSDTQTVINKNNETKTVAADRESLKKRWKTALAFGKILIEEIKIPFSDPKGKSYEDIQSLYFTKTIASLIASLVSGVLIYLDGIIQALSRSARHIRTLQGLYIFLTVIGVLGLLIFGRLAYKTLRMYLKYRDISKDIQRIGEALVSALINSGIINTPHSELKVEAVRNKYGGVYCHLSGGTTFEKSTFIQALRELIVPINNPRYIIERRSYLAGVLQQIDYHSVPDLISRNKSQAEFFEAQWKQRVGSCYLIYTRTKEGRKLLLKSRLKSLSAQMDEIDPEHVNKWV, from the coding sequence TTGACAACATTTCCTAAAGAAGCCAAATTTAAATATAGCTGGAGAAAATACCAGCAACGCGTTCTGAATGAATTGCAGGACCATCTGAATGATAAGCATTTGCATGTGATTGCCCCTCCGGGTTCGGGGAAAACCATTTTAGGGCTGGAAGTCATGTTGCGTTTGAATAAACCAACGCTGATCCTTGCACCTACGATTGCAATCCGTAATCAATGGGCTCAACGCTTTTGTGAATTATTCCTGGAAGCCGAAAGAATACCCGAATGGATTTCATTCGATATTCGAACCCCACATTTTCTAACAATTGTTACTTATCAGGGCTTACATGCCGCCTGTAACAATTTAAATGCAGATGAACCTGAATCCGAGGAAGAAGAAATGGAAGAAAACGGCTTCGTTAAATCGTCTAATCCGAACCTGGATGCTGTTGTTGCCGGCCTGCAGTCAAAAGGAATTCAAACCATTGTTGTAGACGAAGCGCATCATTTGAAAAACGAATGGTGGAATACCCTGACGAAAGTGAAGAAAAAGCTGGACCCGGTTGTCATCGGATTAACAGCAACACCTCCTTATGATGTCTCAGTTGGTGAATGGCAAAGATATGTGGATTTAAACGGCCCTGTTGACGCTGAAATCTCTGTTCCGGAATTAGTGGTGGAAGGAGATTTATGTCCGCACCAGGATTATGTATACTTCAATCTTCCCACACCAGAAGAAAACCAGAAGATAGTTGAATTCCGGCAGCGGGTTGAAAGCCAGTACCAGGAACTCAAAAATGACCAGATATTGATCCAGGCTCTTGAAAACCATCGCATTTGGCTGGACCCGATGAACCATTTGGAGTGGATTTATGAGAACCTGCCTTATTATTCTGCAACCCTGATCTTTTTGAATGCCAACGGAAGGATAGTACCTGAAACCCACTTGGAAATTCTGGGTGATAAGGAACTGAAGATACCGGTTCTGGATTACAGCTGGACGGAAACACTCCTAAGCTTTTATTTGTTTAGTAAAGACGAACAATTTATTTCGCTGGAAGAACACCGGAAACAGTTGGAAGACCGTTTGCGTCGCTGCGGGGTGCTGGAAAGAAAACAGCTTAATTTTACTACCAATCCGAAAATTACCGGAGCATTGAGTGCGAGTCTCGGGAAATTGAACAGCATCCGGGAAATCGTCCGGTTTGAATCGGAGCAATTGGGAACAAAATTGCGGATGGTGATTCTTTCCGATTACATCCGTAAGGAGTTTTTTGTAGATGCGGCAGAGAATCGGGAAGAAATCACTAAACTTGGTGTTATCCCGGTATTCGAAAAGCTTAGAAGGGAGACTGAGTCGATAAAGCTGGGAATTTTAACCGGATCATTGATTCTTATTCCCAAATCGTCTTGTGCGGAACTGGAGAAACTGGCTTCAAATTCCGGAATAGAAAAGATTGAAATGATTCCTGTTCCGTATGATGCGGACTATGTCCAGGTACTGCAAACAGAACGGGTAAAAAATCACCTGGTCCATCTGATCACACAAATTTTCCAGCAGGGAGAGATTGAAGTGTTGATCGGAACAAAATCCCTTCTGGGAGAAGGATGGGATGCCCCGGCGATTAACTCGTTGATATTGGCCAGTTTTGTCGGTTCTTTTGTTTTGTCGAATCAGATGCGCGGGCGTGCAATCAGAAGACAACATACGAATCCTGAAAAGACTGGAAATATCTGGCATTTGGTAACCGTCGACACCAGTTCAGCCCATGGTGGCGATGATCTGGATCTTTTGAAGAGAAGATTCAAAGGATTTGTAGGAGTTTCCTTCAATAATGACCCGGTTATCGAAAATGGAATCGGAAGATTGAACCTGCCGCAGGATTTCTCCGATACTCAAACGGTTATTAATAAAAATAACGAAACAAAAACCGTTGCTGCTGATCGGGAATCCCTGAAAAAACGTTGGAAAACGGCACTTGCTTTCGGAAAAATACTTATCGAAGAAATCAAGATTCCGTTTTCAGACCCAAAGGGAAAAAGCTATGAGGATATTCAGTCATTGTACTTCACAAAGACAATTGCCAGTCTGATTGCAAGTTTGGTTTCCGGAGTACTGATTTATCTGGATGGAATTATACAGGCATTGTCGAGATCCGCAAGACATATCCGGACACTTCAGGGATTGTATATTTTTCTGACTGTCATCGGAGTTTTGGGCCTGTTGATTTTCGGTAGGCTGGCCTATAAAACATTGCGGATGTATTTGAAATACCGGGACATTTCAAAAGATATCCAACGGATCGGAGAAGCTTTGGTAAGTGCATTGATCAACTCCGGAATCATAAATACACCACACAGTGAATTGAAAGTGGAAGCAGTCAGAAATAAATATGGAGGGGTTTACTGTCATTTGTCTGGTGGTACCACCTTTGAAAAATCAACATTTATCCAGGCATTGAGAGAACTGATAGTTCCGATTAATAATCCGCGATACATCATTGAACGAAGAAGTTACCTGGCAGGAGTTCTGCAACAAATTGACTATCATTCGGTTCCGGATCTGATTTCCAGGAATAAAAGCCAGGCGGAATTTTTCGAAGCACAATGGAAACAGCGTGTAGGATCCTGTTATTTAATCTACACCCGTACTAAAGAAGGAAGGAAGCTATTACTGAAATCAAGGTTGAAATCATTATCCGCTCAAATGGATGAAATCGATCCGGAACATGTGAATAAATGGGTGTAA